One Hordeum vulgare subsp. vulgare chromosome 4H, MorexV3_pseudomolecules_assembly, whole genome shotgun sequence DNA window includes the following coding sequences:
- the LOC123446276 gene encoding uncharacterized protein LOC123446276 — MRGLSKLGVGLTVVSALLLLALAAELYYLLVHKRRHRRRAAAISDAASSPSSSSRELLQLFCFKKPPALASTYAQEPRQADDAVAEVVVDEDDDDDDETVEAQLMRLGSLVGPPRLLFTIKEETKEDLESEDGRSRCGRSRSLGDLLHCSETPFLTPSSSPLPPAMEKSYNPLFESPAASPAPVAASPPPKLQFLKDAEEKLYRRALAEEAKRARGSPSPSPAADEDGGYITIVVGKNTRVIPLPSPPAPGSA; from the coding sequence ATGCGAGGCTTGAGTAAGCTAGGCGTCGGGCTCACGGTGGTgtccgcgctcctcctcctcgcacTCGCCGCCGAGCTCTACTACCTCCTCGTGCACAAGCGCCGCCACCGACGACGCGCCGCCGCCATCTCCGACGCCGCATcatcaccctcctcctcctcccgcgagCTGCTCCAGCTCTTCTGCTTCAAGAAGCCGCCCGCGCTCGCGTCCACCTACGCGCAGGAGCCGCGCCAAGCCGACGACGCCGTGGCCGAGGTCGTCgtcgacgaagatgacgacgacgacgacgagacggTGGAGGCGCAGCTGATGCGGCTCGGCAGCCTCGTCGGCCCACCGCGGCTGCTCTTCACCATcaaggaggagacgaaggaggacCTCGAGTCCGAGGACGGCCGGAGCAGGTGCGGGAGGAGCCGGAGCCTGGGTGACCTGCTCCATTGCTCCGAGACGCCGTTCCTCACGCCCTCGTCCTCGCCCCTCCCGccggccatggaaaagtcgtacaACCCCCTGTTCGAGTCCCCGGCGGCGAGCCCAGCCCCGGTGGCGGCGTCACCGCCGCCCAAGCTCCAGTTCTTGAAGGATGCGGAGGAGAAGCTGTACCGGCGGGCGCTGGCCGAGGAGGCGAAGAGGGCGCGGGGGTCGCCTTCGCCATCGCCGGCGGCCGACGAGGACGGCGGGTACATCACCATCGTGGTGGGGAAGAACACCCGGGTCATCCCCTTGCCTTCGCCTCCCGCTCCTGGCAGCGCCTGA